Proteins from a genomic interval of Trifolium pratense cultivar HEN17-A07 linkage group LG6, ARS_RC_1.1, whole genome shotgun sequence:
- the LOC123892713 gene encoding pentatricopeptide repeat-containing protein At3g26630, chloroplastic-like, translating to MKVSSCYTPHVNIFQETRFGSEEARVFLQNCNSFNQLKQIHSRIIRFGLTHDQLLIRKLCQISSSYGKINYATLVFDQLNDPDTFTWNVMIRTYNTTGSPKKALFLFNEMLCNGFLPDKFTYPFVLNACIASDFIDFGRVTHGLSIKMGFWSDVYVQNNMMNLYFKCGKNVNDGCKVFDKMRVRNVVSWTTAIAGLIACGKLDTAREIFEKMPSKDVVSWSAMIDGYVKCDQPIKAFDLFKRMLVDNVRPNEFTLVSLIKGCTDLGSLKLGRRMHDFALKNGFELGPFLGTALIDMYSKCGSLDDAVKVFGLMQVRNLATWNTMITSFGVHGYRNEVLAVFEEMVKANVVPDVITFVGVLSACVQMKSLEEGQKYFTLMTEHYGITPILEHYTCMVDLYTRANELNEICAFGDTISASTKANHNVAELLQESKLTCVDEMEKLIHKHCRDYDLSDLVLDHSATPTQPNFIGSIQIAS from the coding sequence ATGAAGGTATCATCATGTTACACACCACATGTTAACATATTTCAAGAAACAAGATTTGGTTCAGAAGAAGCTCGTGTGTTTCTTCAAAATTGCAACAGTTTCAACCAACTCAAACAAATCCATTCTAGAATTATCCGTTTTGGTCTCACACATGACCAATTACTTATCAGAAAATTATGTCAAATTTCTTCTTCATATGGTAAAATCAACTATGCTACTTTGGTATTTGATCAACTCAATGACCCTGATACTTTCACTTGGAATGTTATGATTAGAACTTATAATACAACTGGTTCACCGAAAAAAgctctttttttgtttaatgaGATGTTATGCAATGGCTTTTTACCTGATAAATTTACATACCCTTTTGTTCTGAATGCTTGTATTGCTTctgattttattgattttggAAGAGTGACACATGGTCTTTCGATAAAAATGGGATTTTGGAGTGATGTTTATGTGCAGAATAATATGATGAATCTTTATTTCAAGTGTGGGAAGAATGTAAATGATGGGTGCaaggtgtttgataaaatgcgTGTTAGAAATGTGGTTTCTTGGACTACTGCGATTGCTGGGCTTATTGCTTGTGGGAAATTGGATACTGCCAGGGAAATATTTGAGAAGATGCCTTCTAAAGACGTTGTTTCGTGGTCAGCAATGATTGATGGGTATGTGAAATGCGATCAACCGATTAAGGCTTTTGATTTGTTTAAAAGGATGCTGGTTGATAATGTGAGGCCAAATGAGTTCACTTTGGTTAGCTTGATCAAAGGTTGTACTGATTTGGGTAGTCTTAAATTGGGAAGACGGATGCATGATTTTGCTCTAAAGAATGGTTTTGAGCTTGGACCTTTCTTGGGTACTGCTCTTATTGACATGTATAGCAAATGTGGTAGTTTAGATGATGCTGTCAAAGTGTTTGGTTTGATGCAAGTGAGAAACTTGGCTACTTGGAATACGATGATTACTAGCTTCGGTGTGCACGGATATAGGAATGAAGTGCTGGCTGTTTTTGAAGAAATGGTGAAGGCCAATGTAGTTCCCGACGTTATTACTTTTGTAGGTGTTTTGAGTGCTTGTGTTCAAATGAAAAGTCTTGAAGAAGGCCAAAAGTATTTCACCCTCATGACAGAACATTACGGTATAACACCTATCTTGGAACACTATACATGCATGGTTGACCTCTATACTCGTGCTAATGAGTTGAATGAGATTTGTGCATTTGGGGACACAATATCAGCGTCAACTAAAGCAAATCATAATGTGGCAGAATTGCTTCAAGAGAGCAAACTCACTTGTGTTGATGAAATGGAGAAACTCATACACAAGCATTGCAGGGATTATGATTTATCAGATTTGGTTTTAGATCATTCTGCAACTCCCACCCAGCCAAATTTCATCGGTTCGATTCAAATTGCATCTTGA
- the LOC123890514 gene encoding WD repeat-containing protein LWD1 produces the protein MGATSDPTQDTSDEQQKRSEIYTYEAPWHIYAMNWSVRRDKKYRLAIASLLEQYPNRVEIVQLDDTNGEIKSDPNLSFEHPYPPTKAIFIPDKDCHRPDLLATSSDFLRIWRISDSDESQSRGGVELKSLLNGNKNSEYCGPITSFDWNEAEPRRIGTSSIDTTCTIWDIEKETVDTQLIAHDKEVYDIAWGGVGVFASVSADGSVRVFDLRDKEHSTIIYESSEADTPLVRLGWNKQDPRYMATIIMDTAKVVVLDIRFPTLPVVELQRHQASVNAIAWAPHSSCHICTAGDDSQALIWDLSSMGQPVEGGLDPILAYTAGAEIEQLQWSSSQPDWVAIAFSTKLQILRV, from the coding sequence ATGGGCGCAACCAGTGACCCAACCCAAGACACTTCCGACGAACAACAAAAACGCTCCGAGATCTACACCTACGAAGCACCATGGCACATCTACGCCATGAACTGGAGTGTCCGTCGTGACAAAAAATACCGATTAGCCATCGCTTCTCTCTTAGAACAATACCCTAACCGCGTCGAAATCGTTCAACTTGATGACACAAACGGTGAAATCAAATCCGATCCAAATCTCTCTTTCGAACATCCATATCCACCTACCAAAGCAATCTTCATCCCTGATAAAGATTGCCACCGTCCTGACCTCTTAGCTACCTCCAGTGATTTTCTCCGTATTTGGCGGATCTCCGATTCCGATGAGTCTCAATCTCGAGGCGGCGTCGAACTCAAGAGTCTTCTTAATGGTAACAAAAACAGTGAGTATTGCGGTCCGATTACTTCATTTGATTGGAATGAAGCTGAACCTCGAAGAATCGGAACTTCGAGTATTGATACTACTTGTACTATTTGGGATATTGAGAAAGAAACTGTTGATACTCAGTTAATTGCGCATGATAAAGAAGTTTATGATATAGCTTGGGGTGGTGTTGGTGTTTTTGCTTCTGTTTCTGCTGATGGATCTGTTAGGGTTTTCGATTTACGCGATAAGGAACATTCTACGATAATTTACGAAAGTTCTGAAGCTGATACACCGTTAGTTAGGCTTGGTTGGAATAAACAAGATCCTCGTTATATGGCTACGATTATTATGGATACTGCCAAGGTTGTTGTTCTTGATATTCGTTTTCCGACATTACCTGTTGTGGAATTGCAGAGACATCAAGCTAGTGTTAATGCTATTGCTTGGGCACCACATAGTTCTTGTCATATTTGTACTGCTGGTGATGATTCTCAAGCTTTGATTTGGGATCTTTCATCAATGGGTCAACCTGTTGAAGGTGGTCTTGATCCTATTTTGGCTTATACTGCTGGTGCTGAAATTGAACAACTTCAATGGTCTTCTTCTCAGCCTGATTGGGTTGCTATTGCTTTTTCAACTAAGCTTCAGATTCTCAGGGTGTGA